The Aggregatilinea lenta genome includes a region encoding these proteins:
- a CDS encoding aldo/keto reductase: MVELGKTGEQVSQVSLGCMLMGSTIDAATSYAMLDCFVEDGGTFLDTANCYAWWVGKGEFVGDESEMLLGAWMQARGNRDDLFLATKTGARLTNPAGIRNAQGEVEWERVSGEYQGLAPDTIRRSVEDSLRRLRTDRIDLYYAHIDDRDTALDDTLDALNRLVEQGKVRFIGCSNYRTWRIERARAISAAHGWAHYVAAQQEYSYLRPKPGADFGVGAHVDGEMLDYFRANDEIALVAYSPLLKGIYDDAEKRARYYNWSLYDSDDSRARLEVLGKMAGALGVSNSQLVLAWLLHHQPQVIPIFGMSSKAQYEHNMAALNITLDDAQMAELNAASA; this comes from the coding sequence ATGGTCGAACTGGGTAAAACGGGCGAACAGGTCAGCCAGGTCAGCCTGGGCTGCATGCTGATGGGCAGCACCATCGACGCGGCGACATCGTACGCGATGCTGGACTGCTTCGTCGAGGACGGCGGAACCTTCCTCGACACGGCCAACTGTTACGCGTGGTGGGTCGGCAAGGGCGAATTCGTCGGAGACGAGAGCGAGATGCTGCTGGGTGCGTGGATGCAGGCGCGCGGCAACCGCGACGACCTGTTCCTGGCGACGAAGACGGGCGCGCGCCTCACGAACCCGGCGGGGATCCGCAACGCGCAGGGTGAAGTCGAGTGGGAGCGGGTTTCGGGCGAATACCAGGGGCTGGCCCCGGATACGATCCGGCGCAGCGTCGAGGACAGCCTGCGGCGGCTCCGCACCGATCGCATCGATCTGTACTACGCGCACATCGATGACCGGGACACCGCGCTCGATGACACGCTGGACGCGCTGAACCGGCTGGTGGAGCAGGGCAAGGTGCGTTTCATCGGATGCAGCAACTACCGCACGTGGCGTATCGAGCGGGCGCGGGCGATCAGCGCGGCGCACGGCTGGGCACACTATGTCGCCGCGCAGCAGGAGTACTCGTATCTGCGGCCCAAGCCGGGCGCGGACTTCGGTGTCGGCGCGCACGTGGACGGCGAGATGCTGGACTACTTTCGCGCTAACGACGAGATCGCGCTGGTGGCCTATTCGCCGCTGCTGAAAGGCATCTACGACGACGCGGAGAAACGTGCGCGCTACTACAACTGGTCGCTGTACGACTCCGACGACTCGCGCGCCCGGCTGGAAGTCCTGGGCAAGATGGCGGGTGCGTTGGGCGTGAGCAACAGCCAGCTTGTGCTGGCGTGGCTGCTGCACCACCAGCCCCAGGTGATCCCGATCTTCGGCATGAGCAGTAAGGCGCAGTACGAGCACAACATGGCCGCGCTGAATATCACGCTGGACGATGCGCAGATGGCTGAATTGAACGCGGCCTCGGCGTAG
- a CDS encoding class II aldolase/adducin family protein, whose product MSNFPVLDEQAVREEICEVGRRLYQLFLVAANDGNISVRISDTEILMTPTNISKGYMTPDDIVKLDLAGNMISANGNHKASSERRMHLAIYRERQDVRGVVHAHPPTATGFAVANVSLDQPFLPEVVVRAGVAPVVPYAIPGGEELPNSIVPYVHDHNSLLLGNHGAVTYGPTLRDAHFNMETLELNARIFLVAHQLGHIEYLNDAQVEALRERYGC is encoded by the coding sequence ATGAGCAATTTCCCGGTTTTGGACGAGCAGGCTGTGAGAGAAGAAATCTGCGAGGTGGGCCGCCGCCTGTACCAGCTCTTCCTCGTGGCCGCCAACGACGGCAACATTTCCGTGCGCATCAGCGACACCGAAATTCTGATGACGCCGACGAACATCAGCAAGGGCTACATGACGCCTGACGATATCGTCAAGCTCGATCTGGCTGGCAACATGATCTCAGCCAACGGCAATCACAAGGCGTCCTCTGAGCGGCGCATGCATCTGGCGATCTACCGCGAACGGCAGGACGTGCGCGGCGTCGTGCACGCCCATCCCCCGACCGCGACGGGCTTCGCCGTGGCGAACGTCAGCCTCGACCAGCCGTTCCTGCCGGAAGTCGTCGTGCGCGCGGGCGTGGCCCCGGTCGTGCCCTACGCGATCCCTGGTGGCGAAGAACTGCCCAACTCGATCGTGCCCTACGTCCATGATCACAACAGCCTGCTGTTGGGCAATCATGGCGCGGTGACCTACGGCCCCACGCTGCGGGACGCTCACTTCAACATGGAAACGCTGGAACTCAATGCGCGCATCTTCCTCGTCGCGCACCAGTTGGGCCACATTGAATATCTGAACGACGCTCAGGTCGAGGCGCTGCGCGAGCGCTACGGCTGCTAA
- the larA gene encoding nickel-dependent lactate racemase, which translates to MQIKLAYGKHGLPLTLPDDANVTVLEPAFVPGLPDEAVALREALRAPLSGAPLHERVQASDTVAIVFSDITRPTPNHLLIPAILAELDHVPPEQIVLVNALGTHRPNTDEELRRMLGGALVDRCRIEQSNAFDPATQVHLGTTSFGHELWVNRAYMDADVKILTGFIEPHFFAGFSGGGKAVMPGIAGQATVLGNHDAGMIGSPNATWGVTWGNPIWEEARECALRTQPSFLLNVTLNRDKRITGIFAGDLDTAHQTGIDFVRRTAMIPIAEPFDIVITTNSGYPLDLNLYQAVKGMSAAAQAVKDGGAIVIAAECWDGIPDHGLYGQLLREASSPDQLLAAILSWDTPRQDQWQAQIQAKVQQKARVYVYADHLSDGQIRGALLDPCRDIAATVEALRGIYGRNARIAVMPEGPQTVPYRVPESASA; encoded by the coding sequence ATGCAGATCAAGCTCGCTTATGGCAAACATGGACTGCCGCTGACGCTGCCGGACGACGCCAACGTCACCGTGCTCGAACCGGCCTTCGTGCCGGGCTTGCCCGACGAAGCCGTCGCGCTGCGGGAGGCCCTGCGTGCGCCGCTGAGTGGCGCGCCGCTCCATGAGCGGGTGCAGGCAAGTGACACGGTCGCTATTGTCTTCAGCGACATCACCCGCCCCACGCCCAACCACCTGCTGATTCCCGCGATCCTGGCTGAGCTGGACCATGTCCCGCCGGAGCAGATCGTGCTGGTCAATGCGCTGGGCACGCACCGTCCCAACACGGACGAGGAGCTGCGCCGCATGTTGGGCGGCGCGCTTGTGGATCGCTGCCGGATCGAGCAGAGTAACGCCTTTGACCCGGCGACCCAGGTCCACCTGGGCACGACCTCGTTCGGGCACGAACTGTGGGTTAACCGCGCCTACATGGACGCCGACGTCAAGATCCTGACCGGCTTCATCGAGCCGCACTTTTTCGCGGGCTTTTCGGGCGGCGGCAAAGCAGTGATGCCCGGCATTGCGGGGCAGGCGACCGTGCTCGGCAACCACGACGCAGGCATGATCGGCAGCCCCAACGCGACGTGGGGCGTCACCTGGGGCAACCCGATCTGGGAAGAGGCGCGCGAGTGTGCGCTGCGCACGCAACCGAGCTTTCTGCTCAACGTCACGCTGAACCGCGACAAGCGCATTACCGGGATCTTCGCCGGGGATCTCGACACGGCGCATCAGACAGGCATCGACTTCGTGCGGCGCACGGCGATGATCCCCATTGCGGAGCCGTTCGACATCGTCATTACGACCAATTCCGGCTACCCGCTGGACCTCAACCTGTATCAAGCCGTGAAGGGCATGAGCGCGGCGGCGCAGGCGGTCAAGGACGGCGGCGCGATCGTGATCGCCGCCGAGTGCTGGGACGGCATCCCCGATCACGGGCTGTACGGCCAGCTCCTGCGCGAAGCGTCCAGTCCGGATCAGTTGTTGGCGGCTATCCTCTCCTGGGACACGCCGCGCCAGGACCAGTGGCAGGCGCAGATCCAGGCCAAGGTACAGCAGAAGGCGCGCGTCTACGTCTATGCCGACCACCTGAGCGACGGGCAGATTCGCGGCGCGCTGCTGGATCCCTGCCGCGACATTGCCGCCACGGTCGAGGCGCTGCGGGGCATCTATGGGCGGAATGCGCGCATCGCCGTCATGCCGGAGGGGCCGCAAACCGTGCCTTACCGCGTACCGGAATCCGCCTCCGCCTGA
- a CDS encoding DeoR/GlpR family DNA-binding transcription regulator — translation MVEPLFVEERRRAILEKLNQRGRVAVKELSDEMQVSAVTIRQDLRALEQAGRLERTYGGAVIRTGGMPMQELSFNVRLIKNRRQKEAIALAAAAQVQEGYSIALDSSTTSYAMVPYLKKFEKLTVVTNSLIIAQAFLDSSHIQVLLPGGRLRRDSISLVGEPDTLPKINLNLGFFGARGLDLGVGATEVDGDEAILKQATMACCLKSIVLLDASKWGQVAPYTMLAPEDIATVITVSGAPLDMIAELRAMGAQITVVTDENE, via the coding sequence ATGGTCGAGCCTCTATTCGTCGAAGAACGCCGCCGGGCAATCCTGGAGAAGCTTAACCAGCGCGGACGTGTTGCGGTCAAGGAACTCAGCGACGAAATGCAGGTGAGCGCCGTCACGATCCGGCAGGACCTGCGCGCGCTGGAACAGGCGGGCCGTCTGGAGCGCACGTACGGCGGCGCAGTGATCCGTACCGGCGGCATGCCGATGCAGGAGTTGTCCTTCAACGTGCGGCTGATCAAGAATCGCCGCCAGAAGGAAGCCATCGCGCTGGCGGCGGCGGCGCAGGTGCAGGAAGGCTACAGTATTGCGCTCGACAGCAGCACGACTTCCTACGCGATGGTGCCCTACCTCAAGAAGTTCGAGAAGCTGACAGTGGTCACCAACAGCCTGATCATCGCGCAGGCGTTTCTGGACAGCTCGCATATCCAGGTACTGCTGCCCGGCGGGCGTCTGCGGCGCGACTCAATCTCGCTGGTGGGAGAGCCGGACACGCTGCCCAAGATCAACCTCAACCTGGGCTTCTTTGGCGCGCGCGGGCTGGATCTGGGCGTGGGCGCGACGGAGGTGGACGGCGACGAGGCGATCCTCAAGCAGGCGACGATGGCCTGCTGCCTGAAGTCGATCGTGCTGCTGGACGCCAGCAAATGGGGTCAGGTCGCGCCCTATACCATGCTCGCGCCGGAGGACATCGCGACCGTGATCACAGTCAGCGGTGCGCCCCTGGATATGATAGCCGAGCTGCGGGCGATGGGCGCACAGATCACCGTCGTAACCGACGAAAACGAGTGA
- a CDS encoding rhamnulokinase — protein MVDKRVIAVDLGAESGRVMVVRFDGQCLDQTEVHRFPNLPTPVHGTIYWDVLRLWNEITQGIEAAKDGAASVGVDTWGVDFAFLDRDGKLLANPVHYRDSRTDGMLDWVFERVPRRTVFERTGIQFMALNTLYQLASLSASNSPLFEMAETYLTFPDLLHYWLSGSKVCEFTHVTTSQIYNPRVGNWDFETLRAIGVPTAMFPEIVPPGTRRGEYRGIPVISPASHDTASAVVAVPTATANYAYLSSGTWSLLGLELDHPVIDDASYAANVTNEGGVNGTYRFLKNVVGLWLVQQSRAMWRSEGTDYSYDDLTRLAEGAAPFLSFIDPDDPLFNLPGDMPSRIRDFCRNTGQRVPETHGEVLRVVYESLALKYRYALDNLLRLAGKTVDRLHIIGGGARNALLCQMAADSIGRDVIAGPYEATALGNGIMQLIALGEIGSVAEARAILSQSVEPVHYTPKNTDAWNEAFERFRRYVTTD, from the coding sequence ATGGTCGATAAACGCGTGATTGCGGTGGACCTCGGCGCTGAGTCAGGGCGCGTGATGGTCGTGCGGTTCGACGGCCAGTGCCTCGACCAAACCGAAGTGCACCGCTTCCCCAACCTGCCCACCCCCGTCCACGGCACGATCTATTGGGACGTGCTGCGCCTCTGGAACGAGATCACCCAGGGCATCGAGGCCGCCAAAGACGGCGCGGCGTCGGTCGGCGTCGATACGTGGGGCGTGGACTTCGCTTTTCTGGACCGCGACGGCAAACTGCTGGCGAACCCGGTCCACTACCGTGACAGCCGCACCGATGGCATGCTGGACTGGGTCTTCGAGCGCGTGCCGCGCCGCACCGTGTTCGAGCGCACGGGCATCCAGTTCATGGCGCTCAACACGCTCTACCAGCTCGCCAGTCTGTCTGCGTCGAACAGCCCCCTGTTCGAAATGGCCGAAACGTATCTCACCTTCCCCGACCTGCTGCATTACTGGCTGAGCGGCAGCAAGGTCTGCGAGTTCACGCACGTCACCACCTCGCAGATCTACAACCCGCGCGTGGGGAACTGGGACTTCGAGACGCTGCGCGCGATCGGCGTGCCGACGGCAATGTTCCCGGAGATCGTGCCGCCCGGCACGCGGCGCGGTGAGTACCGGGGCATCCCGGTGATTTCGCCCGCTTCGCACGACACGGCCAGCGCCGTCGTCGCCGTGCCCACCGCGACGGCCAATTACGCGTACCTCAGCAGCGGGACGTGGAGCCTGTTGGGGCTGGAACTCGATCACCCGGTCATCGACGACGCCAGTTACGCGGCCAACGTCACCAACGAGGGCGGCGTGAACGGTACGTACCGTTTCCTGAAGAACGTGGTCGGGCTGTGGCTCGTGCAGCAGTCCCGCGCGATGTGGCGCAGCGAAGGCACGGACTACAGCTACGACGACCTGACGCGGCTGGCCGAAGGCGCGGCGCCGTTCCTGAGCTTCATCGATCCCGACGATCCGCTGTTCAACCTGCCGGGAGATATGCCCTCGCGCATCCGCGACTTCTGCCGGAACACCGGCCAGCGCGTGCCGGAGACGCACGGCGAGGTTCTGCGCGTCGTTTATGAGAGTCTGGCGCTAAAATATCGGTATGCGCTGGACAATCTGCTGCGACTCGCGGGCAAAACGGTGGACCGGCTGCACATCATCGGCGGCGGAGCGCGCAACGCGCTGCTGTGCCAGATGGCCGCCGACTCTATCGGGCGCGACGTGATCGCCGGGCCGTACGAGGCGACCGCGCTGGGCAATGGCATCATGCAGCTCATTGCGCTGGGCGAGATCGGCAGCGTGGCCGAAGCACGCGCGATCTTGAGCCAGTCAGTAGAGCCGGTACACTATACGCCGAAGAACACCGACGCCTGGAACGAGGCATTCGAACGGTTCAGGCGTTACGTCACGACGGATTGA
- a CDS encoding sugar ABC transporter ATP-binding protein has product MPPILELEHISKRFPGVQALSDVGFDVLPGEVHALVGENGAGKSTLIKVISGVHKPDTGEMRLNGEPVEFDNPRQAQHAGIATIYQELGLYPDLSVAENIFMGHTPLNSLGMVNWTEMREQAREILASLEIFNLDVSRKVGTLTVGNRQRVEIAKALSQNARILIMDEPTAALTESDVEQLFKIVRLLQERGVSIVYISHRLQEIFTLADRVTVLRDGLYIGTKQVSDTNESDLINMMVGRTVDNLFPKLETEIGQPVLEVRDLWRKPFTLGVDLTLREGEIVGLAGLIGSGRSEMAQVIFGITPAKSGEIRVGGQKVTIHHPGHAMRLGIAYVPEDRGTQGLIKQMSVRDNISLAILRSLTQGPFINQTEERSLARRMIDQLNIRTYSPAQIVEKLSGGNQQKVVVSKWLASKPRVLIMDEPTRGIDVGAKAEIHRLMSELAQQGMAILMISSEMPEILGMSDRIVVMREGHVVAEFSRAEATQEKVATAMMSATNGGATVVPPAPAIEQREGISK; this is encoded by the coding sequence ATGCCACCTATCCTAGAGCTTGAACACATCAGCAAGCGCTTTCCGGGCGTGCAGGCGCTCAGCGACGTCGGATTCGACGTGCTGCCGGGCGAGGTTCACGCGCTGGTAGGCGAAAACGGCGCGGGTAAGTCCACGCTGATCAAGGTGATCTCCGGGGTGCACAAGCCCGACACGGGCGAGATGCGGCTCAACGGCGAGCCGGTCGAGTTCGACAACCCGCGTCAGGCGCAGCACGCCGGGATCGCCACCATCTACCAGGAGCTGGGCCTTTACCCCGACCTCTCGGTGGCCGAGAACATCTTCATGGGCCATACCCCGCTCAACAGCCTGGGCATGGTTAACTGGACCGAGATGCGCGAGCAGGCCCGCGAAATCCTGGCCTCGCTGGAGATCTTCAACCTGGACGTGTCGCGCAAGGTCGGCACGCTGACCGTCGGTAACCGCCAGCGCGTCGAGATCGCCAAGGCACTCTCGCAGAACGCGCGCATCCTGATCATGGACGAGCCGACCGCCGCGCTGACCGAGTCCGACGTCGAGCAGTTGTTCAAGATCGTGCGACTGCTGCAGGAGCGTGGCGTATCGATCGTCTACATCAGCCACCGCCTGCAAGAAATTTTCACCCTGGCGGACCGCGTGACCGTGCTGCGCGACGGACTTTACATCGGCACCAAGCAGGTCAGCGACACGAACGAATCCGACCTGATCAACATGATGGTTGGGCGCACGGTCGATAACCTGTTCCCCAAGCTGGAAACCGAGATCGGCCAGCCGGTGCTGGAAGTGCGCGACCTGTGGCGCAAGCCGTTCACGTTGGGCGTGGACCTGACGCTGCGCGAGGGTGAGATCGTGGGGCTGGCCGGGCTGATCGGCTCCGGGCGCAGCGAGATGGCGCAGGTCATCTTCGGCATTACGCCCGCCAAATCCGGCGAGATCCGCGTCGGCGGCCAGAAGGTGACCATTCACCACCCCGGCCACGCGATGCGGCTGGGTATCGCGTATGTGCCGGAAGATCGCGGCACGCAGGGCCTGATCAAGCAGATGTCCGTGCGCGACAACATCTCGCTGGCGATTCTGCGCTCCCTGACGCAGGGGCCGTTCATCAACCAGACCGAGGAGCGCAGCCTGGCGCGGCGTATGATCGACCAGCTCAACATCCGCACCTACAGCCCGGCCCAGATCGTCGAGAAGCTGTCCGGCGGCAACCAGCAGAAGGTCGTGGTCAGCAAGTGGCTGGCGAGCAAGCCGCGCGTGCTGATCATGGACGAGCCGACGCGCGGCATCGACGTGGGCGCGAAGGCCGAAATTCACCGGCTGATGAGCGAGCTGGCCCAGCAGGGCATGGCCATCCTGATGATCTCCAGCGAAATGCCGGAGATCCTGGGCATGAGCGACCGGATCGTCGTCATGCGCGAGGGCCACGTCGTCGCGGAGTTCAGCCGCGCGGAGGCCACGCAGGAGAAGGTAGCGACTGCGATGATGAGCGCCACCAATGGCGGCGCGACCGTTGTGCCCCCGGCCCCGGCGATTGAGCAGCGAGAAGGCATAAGCAAATGA
- a CDS encoding ABC transporter permease: MTATTNRIERPAVGLTERVRSALTVIGSQEFILAGLIVVLSLLIYSYNPRFGAERNLLNILSNSAYIAVAAIGMTLVIITGNIDISIAALIGVLGTVAGQLAVHGYPVWIAWLAPVIVGILIEGVIGYMVAYLRIPAIVVTLGMASILRGGLILATGGAWIYDLPQDFFLSQKQPLGIPMPIYFMVGLVIVAALWMRYSPTGRAIYAVGGNKEAARLSGLSERRVLMTVFLINGLMVGIASILYTTQFTTIQSSVPSGLELTVITAAVVGGVSILGGSGSVIGALMGAILIRTINSGMIFVNVSAYWLQAVQGIMILLTVLVDILRRRRQMAAIGR, translated from the coding sequence ATGACCGCGACGACAAACCGGATCGAACGCCCGGCAGTGGGCCTGACCGAGCGGGTGCGCAGCGCATTGACCGTGATCGGCAGCCAGGAGTTCATCCTGGCCGGGCTGATCGTGGTGCTGAGCCTGCTCATTTACAGCTATAACCCGCGCTTCGGGGCGGAGCGCAACCTGCTCAACATCCTTTCGAACAGCGCCTATATCGCCGTGGCGGCTATCGGCATGACGCTGGTGATCATCACCGGCAACATCGATATCTCCATCGCCGCGCTGATCGGCGTGCTGGGCACCGTCGCCGGGCAACTGGCGGTGCACGGCTACCCGGTCTGGATCGCGTGGCTGGCGCCCGTCATCGTCGGCATCTTGATCGAAGGCGTGATTGGCTACATGGTCGCGTACCTGCGCATCCCGGCCATTGTCGTGACGCTGGGCATGGCGAGCATTCTGCGCGGCGGGCTGATCCTGGCGACCGGCGGCGCGTGGATCTACGACCTGCCGCAAGACTTCTTCCTGTCGCAAAAGCAGCCACTGGGCATCCCCATGCCGATCTACTTCATGGTGGGGCTGGTGATCGTGGCCGCACTGTGGATGCGCTACAGCCCGACCGGGCGCGCGATTTACGCGGTGGGCGGCAATAAGGAAGCGGCGCGCCTCTCCGGCCTGTCCGAGCGGCGCGTCCTGATGACGGTGTTCCTCATCAACGGCCTGATGGTCGGCATCGCGTCGATCCTGTATACCACGCAGTTCACGACCATCCAATCCAGCGTGCCATCGGGGCTGGAGCTGACCGTCATCACGGCGGCGGTTGTGGGCGGGGTGAGCATCCTGGGCGGCAGCGGGAGCGTCATCGGCGCGCTGATGGGCGCGATCCTGATCCGCACCATCAATTCCGGCATGATTTTTGTGAACGTTTCAGCCTACTGGCTGCAAGCTGTGCAGGGCATCATGATCCTGCTGACCGTCCTGGTCGATATTCTGCGCCGCCGTCGCCAGATGGCTGCCATTGGGAGATAA
- a CDS encoding ABC transporter permease, with the protein MAMREAEQDRPSLGLQLRDLVLRQEGVLVAIMVISVIVLSITSNNFLTTDNLLNQARLLTEVGLIALPMTYIIITAGIDLSVGSILGFSAVMLGWLWQEQGLPLELAIVACLGIGTLAGLFNGLFIVYVKVPPIIMTLATLALYRGLAYGISQARSARGYPDWFFRFGAGDFLGLPTQLWFLIVGAIISGLLLARTPFGRGLYAIGNNEVGARFAGIPVDRYLLMIYTYAGFMSGLAAFVFTSRVSTTRADSGTGLELDVIAAVVLGGTSIMGGTGTITGTMLGLVLIQLLKNGLSLSGVKGDATIVVIGVVLIFAILTNNFIQKRLQRA; encoded by the coding sequence ATGGCTATGCGCGAAGCGGAACAGGACCGCCCCTCGCTGGGGCTTCAGCTGCGCGACCTCGTCCTGCGGCAGGAAGGCGTGCTGGTCGCCATCATGGTGATCTCGGTCATCGTGCTGTCGATCACGTCCAACAACTTCCTGACCACGGATAACCTGCTTAATCAGGCGCGCCTGCTGACCGAAGTCGGGCTGATTGCGCTGCCCATGACGTACATCATCATCACCGCCGGGATCGACCTGTCGGTCGGGTCCATCCTGGGCTTCAGCGCGGTGATGCTTGGCTGGCTGTGGCAGGAACAGGGCCTGCCGCTGGAACTGGCGATCGTGGCCTGTCTTGGCATCGGCACGCTGGCGGGCCTGTTCAACGGCCTGTTCATCGTTTACGTGAAGGTCCCGCCGATCATCATGACGCTGGCGACGCTGGCGCTCTATCGCGGGCTGGCCTACGGCATCAGCCAGGCGCGGTCGGCGCGCGGCTACCCGGACTGGTTCTTCCGGTTCGGCGCGGGCGACTTCCTCGGCCTGCCGACACAACTGTGGTTCCTGATCGTCGGCGCAATTATCTCCGGGCTGCTGCTGGCGCGCACTCCGTTTGGCCGGGGCCTGTACGCCATCGGCAACAACGAGGTCGGCGCGCGCTTCGCGGGCATCCCGGTCGATCGCTACCTGCTCATGATCTACACCTATGCTGGATTTATGTCCGGGCTGGCGGCGTTCGTGTTCACGTCGCGCGTCAGCACCACCCGCGCCGACTCCGGCACGGGCCTGGAGCTGGACGTGATCGCGGCGGTGGTGCTGGGCGGCACGAGTATCATGGGCGGCACGGGCACTATCACCGGCACGATGCTCGGCTTGGTGCTGATCCAGCTCCTGAAAAACGGGCTTTCCCTGAGCGGAGTCAAGGGCGACGCGACGATTGTCGTGATCGGCGTCGTGCTGATCTTCGCGATTCTGACCAACAACTTCATCCAAAAGCGGTTACAGCGGGCGTAG
- a CDS encoding autoinducer 2 ABC transporter substrate-binding protein, with protein sequence MLKRTLIALIVLALVAGPLAFAAPAKAQDDLPTSPLECPGEEMAADATMAADATAMAEEAMTYDGGQPVDAPDKAGQDIRVLDLPKLIGIAYFSATTKGMNEAAEELGNVEVVTDAPTEANVDDQITFIENYVTQGIDGIMFASNDPVAISPALRRALEGGVHVIGFDANSEPDAREWFVNQATFNGMAKALVDSMVEEVGADGSVAIITSSLTAPNQNRWISEMLAYSEKCYPDLNYLETVPSEEDQQLAFQRAQELVNKYGDELDGIFAMSSVAAPGGADALTQMGVCEDTVVIGISTPNQMRPFVKNGCAPKVVLWNPVDLGYATVYVMRAVVDGTLLPGATSVEAGRLGTLPVINGSEILLGSPTIFTTDNIDDFDF encoded by the coding sequence ATGTTGAAGAGAACGCTTATCGCCCTGATCGTGCTTGCCCTGGTGGCAGGTCCTCTGGCGTTCGCGGCTCCAGCTAAAGCTCAAGACGATCTCCCCACCAGTCCGCTGGAGTGCCCCGGCGAAGAGATGGCTGCCGACGCCACGATGGCCGCCGACGCGACCGCGATGGCAGAAGAAGCGATGACCTACGACGGCGGCCAGCCGGTGGATGCGCCGGACAAGGCCGGTCAAGACATCCGTGTTTTGGACCTGCCGAAGCTGATCGGCATCGCCTACTTCTCGGCCACGACCAAGGGTATGAACGAAGCGGCTGAGGAACTGGGCAACGTCGAAGTCGTCACGGACGCGCCGACGGAAGCCAACGTGGACGACCAGATCACGTTCATCGAGAACTACGTCACCCAGGGCATCGACGGCATCATGTTCGCCTCGAACGACCCCGTGGCGATCTCGCCCGCGCTGCGCCGCGCCCTTGAGGGCGGTGTGCACGTGATCGGCTTTGACGCGAATTCCGAGCCGGATGCGCGTGAGTGGTTCGTGAACCAGGCGACCTTCAACGGTATGGCGAAGGCGCTCGTCGATTCGATGGTGGAAGAAGTGGGCGCGGACGGCAGCGTGGCGATCATCACCAGCTCGCTGACGGCCCCCAACCAGAACCGTTGGATCTCCGAGATGCTCGCCTACAGCGAGAAGTGCTACCCGGACCTCAACTACCTCGAAACCGTGCCGTCTGAAGAAGACCAGCAGCTGGCCTTCCAGCGCGCCCAGGAACTCGTCAACAAGTACGGCGACGAGCTGGACGGTATCTTTGCGATGTCCAGCGTGGCTGCTCCTGGTGGCGCTGACGCGCTGACCCAGATGGGCGTCTGCGAAGACACGGTTGTTATCGGCATCTCCACCCCGAACCAGATGCGCCCGTTCGTGAAGAACGGCTGCGCGCCGAAAGTCGTGCTGTGGAACCCGGTTGACCTGGGCTATGCGACGGTCTATGTGATGCGTGCCGTGGTCGATGGCACCCTTCTGCCGGGTGCGACATCGGTTGAAGCGGGCCGCCTGGGCACGCTGCCCGTGATCAACGGCAGCGAAATCCTGCTTGGCTCGCCCACGATCTTCACGACCGACAACATCGACGATTTCGACTTCTAA